In the genome of Pan troglodytes isolate AG18354 chromosome 15, NHGRI_mPanTro3-v2.0_pri, whole genome shotgun sequence, one region contains:
- the EXD2 gene encoding exonuclease 3'-5' domain-containing protein 2 isoform X2, producing MASPSGLCVLVRLPKLICGGKTLPRTLLDILADGTILKVGVGCSEDASKLLQDYGLVVRGCLDLRYLAMRQRNNLLCNGLSLKSLAETVLNFPLDKSLLLRCSNWDAETLTEDQVIYAARDAQISVALFLHLLGYPFSRNSPGEKNDDHSSWRKVLEKCQGVVDIPFRSKGMSRLGEEVNGEATESQQKPRNKKSKMDGMVPGNHQGRDPRKHKRKPLGVGYSARKSPLYDNCFLHAPDGQPLCTCDRRKAQWYLDKGIGELVSEEPFVVKLRFEPAGRPESPGDYYLMVKENLCVVCGKRDSYIRKNVIPHEYRKHFPIEMKDHNSHDVLLLCTSCHAISNYYDNHLKQQLAKEFQAPIGSEEGLRLLEDPERRQVRSGARALLNAESLPAHRKEELLQALREFYNTDVVTEEMLQEAASLETRISNENYVPHGLKVVQCHSQGGLRSLMQLESRWRQHFLDSMQPKHLPQQWSVDHNHQKLLRKFGEDLPIQLS from the exons ATGGCCTCCCCAAGTGGCCTGTGTGTCTTGGTTCGCCTGCCCAAGCTAATCTGTGGAGGAAAAACACTACCAAGAACGTTATTGGATATTTTGGCAGATGGCACCATTTTGAAAGTTGGAGTGGGATGCTCAGAAGATGCCAGCAAGCTTCTGCAGGATTATGGCCTCGTTGTTAGGGGGTGCCTGGACCTCCGATACCTAGCCATGCGGCAGAG aaACAATTTGCTCTGTAATGGGCTTAGCCTGAAATCCCTCGCTGAGACTGTTTTGAACTTTCCCCTTGACAAGTCCCTTCTACTTCGTTGCAGCAACTGGGATGCTGAGACTCTCACAGAGGACCAG GTAATTTATGCTGCCAGGGATGCCCAGATTTCAGTGgctctctttcttcatcttcttggATACCCTTTCTCTAGGAACTCACCTGGAGAAAAAAACGATGACCACAGTAGCTGGAGAAAAGTCTTGGAAAAATGCCAGGGTGTGGTCGACATCCCATTTCGAAGCAAAGGAATGAGCAGATTGGGAGAAGAGGTTAATGGGGAAGCAACAGAATCTCAGCAGAAGCCAAGAAATAAGAAGTCTAAGATGGATGGGATGGTGCCAGGCAACCACCAAGGGAGAGACcccagaaaacataaaagaaagccCCTGGGGGTGGGCTATTCTGCCAG AAAATCACCTCTTTATGATAACTGCTTTCTCCATGCTCCTGATGGACAGCCCCTCTGCACTTGTGATAGAAGAAAAGCTCAGTGGTACCTGGACAAAGGCATTGGTG AGCTGGTGAGTGAAGAGCCCTTTGTGGTGAAGCTACGGTTTGAACCTGCAGGAAGGCCCGAATCTCCTGGAGACTATTACTTGATGGTTAAAGAGAACCTGTGTGTAGTGTGTGGCAAGAGAGACTCCTACATTCG GAAGAACGTGATTCCACATGAGTACCGGAAGCACTTCCCCATCGAGATGAAGGACCACAACTCCCACGATGTGCTGCTGCTCTGCACCTCCTGCCATGCCATTTCCAACTACTATGACAACCATCTGAAGCAGCAGCTGGCCAAGGAGTTCCAGGCCCCCATCGGCTCTGAGGAGGGCTTGCGCCTGCTGGAAGATCCTGAGCGCCGGCAGGTGCGTTCTGGGGCCAGGGCCCTGCTCAACGCGGAGAGCCTGCCTGCTCATCGAAAGGAGGAGCTGCTGCAAGCACTCAGAGAGTTTTATAACACAGACGTGGTCACAGAGGAGATGCTTCAAGAGGCTGCCAGCCTGGAGACCAG AATCTCCAATGAAAACTATGTTCCTCACGGGCTGAAGGTGGTGCAGTGTCACAGCCAGGGTGGCCTGCGCTCCCTCATGCAGCTGGAGAGCCGCTGGCGTCAGCACTTCCTGGACTCCATGCAGCCCAAGCACCTGCCCCAGCAGTGGTCAGTGGACCACAACCATCAGAAGCTGCTCCGGAAATTCGGGGAAGATCTTCCCATCCAGCTGTCGTGA